The following are from one region of the Candidatus Bathyarchaeota archaeon genome:
- a CDS encoding carboxypeptidase regulatory-like domain-containing protein, translating to TLIKQKRGTCTNFSILFVAMCRAMGIPARLVRDNSISSVTHAWSEFYIEGRGWVHVDPTAGYFNYPQAYLLEWGYRYRLVKAFSPLRGWIDITPSYVADYGTVAGVVELDGEPVDGAVVSVYYPENLRVLLTVETGGDGSFEFTVAEGTYILEVSYRGIVRTLTVSVEAGKAIKVEINLG from the coding sequence AACCTTGATCAAGCAAAAGAGGGGGACGTGTACGAACTTCTCGATACTCTTCGTAGCCATGTGCAGGGCCATGGGTATACCCGCTAGACTCGTGAGGGATAACAGCATATCATCCGTAACCCATGCCTGGTCCGAGTTCTACATCGAAGGGAGGGGATGGGTTCACGTAGACCCGACGGCCGGATACTTCAACTATCCCCAGGCATACCTGTTGGAGTGGGGCTACCGATACCGTTTGGTTAAAGCGTTCAGCCCGTTGAGAGGCTGGATAGATATCACGCCGAGTTACGTAGCCGATTATGGTACGGTAGCCGGGGTGGTCGAGCTCGACGGTGAACCGGTGGATGGAGCCGTGGTCTCGGTCTATTACCCTGAGAACCTACGCGTCCTTCTCACGGTCGAAACCGGTGGAGACGGGTCTTTCGAGTTCACGGTTGCAGAGGGCACATACATACTGGAGGTCTCCTACCGGGGCATCGTAAGGACCCTGACGGTCTCGGTCGAAGCGGGTAAAGCCATAAAAGTCGAGATAAACCTGGGCTAA